One window of Saccharopolyspora phatthalungensis genomic DNA carries:
- a CDS encoding MFS transporter — protein MSEHSDYAGEESASAEAAHDIRHGVASERISGRARIVLVVATLAFLVNFWAWALLAPLAPSLGQSMRLTPFTQALLVALPVMIGSLGRVPVGSLTDRYGARPMFTLFSALTIIPVLTIGYLGRSMPVLMTGAILLGVGGTTFAIGVPAVNAWFPRRRRGMALGLFGLGTGGTAIASFTTIPLTKTFGPTAPFNTVAFALAVVAGLCWALLRDPADRVAPTESMIRRTTDTLRMPVTWQLAILYALTFGGFVAFSVYLPTYLKTAFDLDPADAAFRTAGFIVLAVLARPLGGWLSDHLSGTHVLGGCCVLAGLLAALASVELPLIPIGTIAFLSLAAVLGAGAGAVFALVGTLAPEGKVGAVTGVVGAAGGLGGFFPPLVMGSIYGTVGDYTYGLVLLAVTAMLCALLTYTALRHRATTA, from the coding sequence GTGAGCGAGCACAGCGACTACGCCGGAGAGGAGTCGGCCTCAGCGGAGGCGGCCCACGACATCCGGCATGGCGTAGCGAGCGAGCGGATTTCCGGCCGAGCGCGAATTGTGCTGGTGGTGGCCACCCTGGCCTTCCTGGTCAACTTCTGGGCCTGGGCACTGCTCGCCCCACTGGCACCATCACTGGGACAGAGCATGCGGCTGACGCCGTTCACCCAAGCCCTGCTGGTCGCGCTGCCGGTGATGATCGGATCACTCGGCCGGGTCCCGGTCGGCTCGCTCACAGACCGCTACGGCGCCCGCCCGATGTTCACCCTGTTCAGCGCGCTGACGATCATCCCGGTGCTCACCATCGGTTACTTGGGCCGTTCGATGCCGGTCCTCATGACCGGCGCGATCCTGCTCGGGGTGGGCGGCACGACCTTCGCCATCGGCGTCCCGGCCGTCAACGCCTGGTTCCCCCGCAGGCGGCGCGGCATGGCCCTAGGCCTGTTCGGCCTCGGCACCGGCGGCACCGCCATCGCCTCGTTCACGACCATCCCGTTGACCAAGACCTTCGGCCCAACCGCGCCGTTCAACACCGTGGCCTTCGCCCTGGCCGTGGTGGCCGGGCTGTGCTGGGCGTTGTTGCGTGACCCCGCCGACCGCGTGGCCCCGACCGAATCCATGATCCGCCGCACGACCGACACCCTGCGAATGCCGGTGACCTGGCAACTGGCGATCCTCTACGCGCTGACCTTCGGCGGGTTCGTGGCCTTCAGCGTCTACCTGCCCACCTACCTCAAGACCGCCTTCGACCTCGACCCAGCAGACGCGGCCTTCCGCACAGCTGGATTCATCGTGCTCGCCGTCCTCGCCCGACCCCTCGGGGGCTGGCTATCCGACCACCTCTCCGGCACCCACGTCCTCGGCGGATGCTGCGTGCTCGCCGGGCTCCTCGCGGCACTGGCATCGGTCGAACTGCCCTTGATCCCCATCGGCACGATCGCGTTCCTCAGCCTGGCCGCAGTACTCGGCGCCGGCGCTGGGGCCGTCTTCGCGCTCGTCGGCACACTCGCACCCGAAGGCAAGGTAGGAGCAGTCACCGGTGTCGTGGGCGCCGCCGGCGGCCTGGGTGGGTTCTTCCCGCCCCTGGTCATGGGCTCGATCTACGGAACCGTGGGCGACTACACCTACGGCCTGGTACTGCTGGCCGTCACCGCGATGCTCTGCGCCCTGCTGACCTACACCGCATTGCGACACAGAGCCACCACCGCATAG
- a CDS encoding wax ester/triacylglycerol synthase family O-acyltransferase, giving the protein MGRQQLSALDVAFLCLEQETTPMHFGALLMFSAPPAADLRRLVTLLGERAGRLPPLRQRVRSTWFPPGGATWVEEPGFRIDDHLALHYLEHPGDREELIAVVAELMARPLELTHPLWHLEVIGGLADGGFAVLAKLHHAVCDGPGAVELGLGLFDGFTAPEQPPAPCEGGFRARGLAAARSASDVLTHPARLIGGATKAADLVKQGYEAAGIFSAIVGGIRRLDPASPLRCAHWPRRRIELSRLSLSDLQRVRALHGGTINDVLLALVAGALRAWLSSQDCDLAGRTVRVLVPVNLRQGGESGFGRNQVSGYLCELPVGEPDPVKRLHAIRSAMDRNKAAGPRRGAGAFPLLADQLPRAVHRIVTPAVGGMAPLLYDLVISNVPLPAVPLALGGAGLREVYPFVPLATGQAMGIAACSYGDAMCLGIYADPRTVPDLANFADSLERALDELDGCVETTERGRSKLGSGEHREILT; this is encoded by the coding sequence ATGGGACGTCAGCAGCTGAGCGCACTTGACGTGGCGTTTCTGTGCTTGGAGCAGGAGACGACGCCGATGCATTTCGGCGCTCTCCTGATGTTCAGCGCACCGCCTGCAGCCGATCTCCGCAGGCTGGTGACGTTGCTGGGAGAGCGGGCAGGACGGTTACCACCGCTGCGTCAACGAGTTCGGTCGACGTGGTTTCCCCCAGGAGGCGCGACGTGGGTGGAGGAGCCTGGCTTTCGCATCGATGACCACCTGGCTCTGCACTACCTGGAACATCCGGGTGATCGCGAGGAGTTGATCGCTGTTGTCGCCGAACTCATGGCCCGCCCGCTGGAGTTGACCCATCCTTTGTGGCATCTGGAGGTGATCGGCGGGCTGGCCGACGGTGGCTTCGCCGTGCTGGCCAAGCTGCATCACGCCGTCTGCGACGGCCCCGGGGCAGTCGAGTTGGGTCTGGGTTTGTTCGACGGATTCACGGCGCCGGAACAACCTCCGGCACCATGTGAGGGTGGTTTCCGAGCTCGCGGTTTGGCTGCCGCGCGCTCAGCCAGCGACGTGCTGACCCACCCAGCCCGATTGATCGGAGGGGCCACGAAGGCGGCCGATCTGGTGAAGCAGGGCTACGAGGCAGCGGGGATCTTCTCAGCGATCGTCGGCGGAATCCGACGGCTCGATCCCGCCTCGCCGCTGCGGTGCGCCCACTGGCCCAGAAGACGGATCGAACTGTCCCGATTGAGCTTGTCAGACCTGCAGCGAGTTCGAGCGCTGCATGGGGGCACGATCAACGATGTCCTGCTGGCGCTGGTGGCAGGGGCACTGCGCGCGTGGCTCTCGTCGCAGGACTGCGATCTCGCGGGACGCACCGTGCGAGTCTTGGTGCCGGTCAACCTCCGTCAGGGCGGAGAATCCGGGTTCGGCCGCAACCAGGTGTCGGGCTATTTGTGCGAGCTGCCGGTGGGCGAGCCCGACCCGGTCAAGCGGCTGCACGCGATCCGCTCCGCGATGGATCGCAACAAAGCGGCCGGTCCCCGGCGAGGAGCCGGTGCCTTCCCCTTGCTTGCTGACCAGCTCCCACGGGCCGTGCATCGAATCGTGACACCGGCGGTCGGTGGCATGGCCCCTCTGCTGTACGACCTCGTCATCTCCAACGTGCCACTGCCCGCTGTCCCGCTGGCCCTGGGAGGCGCAGGACTGCGCGAGGTCTATCCCTTTGTTCCGCTCGCGACCGGACAAGCGATGGGCATCGCCGCCTGCAGCTATGGCGATGCCATGTGCCTGGGCATCTATGCAGACCCACGCACCGTGCCCGACCTCGCGAACTTCGCCGACTCGCTGGAACGGGCATTGGATGAGCTCGATGGGTGCGTCGAAACGACGGAGCGTGGCCGATCCAAGCTCGGCAGCGGTGAGCATCGAGAAATTCTGACCTAA
- a CDS encoding alpha/beta fold hydrolase, producing MTASDGVPLHAEIVDNVANDATVIFCHGYMLDSQSWHFQRAALADQARLVLWDQRGHGLSGWATPSNATIDQLGQDLYAVLLATAPQGPVVLVGHSMGGMAILGLAESHPELFGDRVVGTALIATSAGGLSGITLGLPEPVARLLHQAVRTSLSLLRRQPRMVDAVRRATSRTSLRLTHRYLFAAQVLESVVESTARPIASTPISVIAEFFPELDTFDKRTALSALGKIPTLILVGERDTITPVSHSEALAREILGAEMVAIAGAAHMVILESPQGVNAQLQRLVARVTQHSTSSGEQPRQESTGLA from the coding sequence GTGACTGCATCGGACGGGGTGCCGCTGCACGCGGAAATCGTCGACAACGTCGCGAACGACGCGACCGTGATCTTCTGCCATGGCTACATGCTCGACTCGCAGAGCTGGCACTTCCAGCGGGCGGCGCTGGCCGACCAGGCCCGGCTCGTGCTGTGGGACCAGCGGGGACATGGCCTGTCCGGGTGGGCAACACCGTCCAACGCCACCATCGACCAACTGGGTCAGGACCTCTACGCGGTCCTGCTAGCGACCGCCCCGCAGGGTCCGGTGGTGTTGGTCGGTCACTCGATGGGCGGGATGGCCATCCTGGGGCTCGCCGAGTCGCATCCCGAGCTCTTCGGTGACCGCGTGGTGGGCACCGCCCTCATCGCCACCTCCGCAGGCGGCTTGTCTGGAATCACCCTGGGGTTGCCCGAGCCAGTAGCCCGCCTGCTGCACCAGGCCGTTCGCACCAGCTTGTCCCTGCTGCGTCGGCAACCACGCATGGTCGATGCCGTTCGCCGCGCGACTAGCCGCACGTCGTTACGGCTCACCCACCGCTACCTGTTTGCCGCACAGGTCCTGGAGTCTGTTGTCGAATCGACGGCCCGCCCGATAGCCTCGACCCCGATTTCGGTGATCGCGGAATTCTTCCCCGAACTCGACACCTTCGACAAACGCACGGCGCTGTCGGCACTCGGAAAGATTCCCACGCTGATCCTGGTCGGGGAACGAGACACGATCACGCCGGTAAGCCACAGCGAAGCCCTCGCCCGGGAAATCCTGGGGGCGGAAATGGTCGCCATCGCCGGTGCAGCGCACATGGTGATCCTGGAATCCCCACAAGGCGTCAACGCCCAACTCCAACGCTTGGTGGCACGCGTGACCCAACACAGCACCAGCTCCGGCGAGCAGCCCCGACAGGAATCGACAGGCTTAGCCTGA
- a CDS encoding HAD-IC family P-type ATPase → MVRQLHYPLVYLLLVAGAVALAFGEGVDASVIFGVVLLNTAVGFVQESKAEAALDALRAMVRTHARVVREWTVPSEDLVPGDVVLVGVGDKVPADLRLIRLTNLRVDESALTGESVPVVKDEVTLPEMIPVATGAETELGKIHRLVGAAEELATPLTRKLS, encoded by the coding sequence GTGGTGCGGCAACTGCACTACCCGCTGGTGTATCTGTTGCTGGTCGCGGGGGCGGTGGCGCTGGCGTTCGGGGAGGGTGTCGACGCGAGCGTGATCTTCGGTGTGGTGCTGCTGAACACGGCCGTGGGGTTCGTGCAGGAGTCGAAGGCCGAGGCGGCGCTGGACGCGCTGCGGGCGATGGTGCGTACCCACGCGAGGGTGGTGCGGGAGTGGACGGTTCCGTCCGAGGACCTGGTGCCAGGTGATGTGGTGCTGGTCGGGGTCGGGGACAAGGTTCCGGCGGATCTTCGGCTGATCCGGCTGACCAACTTGCGTGTCGACGAGTCCGCATTGACCGGCGAGTCGGTCCCGGTGGTCAAGGACGAGGTAACGCTGCCCGAGATGATCCCGGTGGCCACCGGTGCCGAAACCGAACTGGGCAAGATCCACCGGCTCGTCGGCGCCGCCGAGGAGCTGGCGACACCGCTGACCCGCAAGCTCTCCTAG
- a CDS encoding HAD-IC family P-type ATPase, giving the protein MFTAAVALAVGAIPEGLPAAVTITLAIGVARMARRRAVIRRLPAVETLGSTTVIGSDKTGTLTENQMTVRTVWTPDDRFDVTGSGYAADGTVLDSTGQAEAMVNSEALRWCLLAGASCNDATLISRDGRPGVVGDPTEGAMLVVAGKAGLDLDTDVAHAFPRTAVIPFSSERQYMATLHEEAAHHRYVVFAKGAIERILALCADEMAADGTVEPLDRQAVVTAADDLGGAAHLARWCRGSRRRYGQPHVRVVRKSTVERIVVSLS; this is encoded by the coding sequence ATGTTCACCGCAGCGGTGGCGTTGGCCGTGGGGGCCATCCCCGAGGGACTCCCAGCTGCGGTCACCATCACCCTGGCCATCGGTGTGGCGCGCATGGCCCGCAGACGGGCGGTGATCCGGCGGCTGCCTGCGGTGGAGACCCTGGGCAGCACGACCGTGATCGGTTCGGACAAGACCGGCACGCTCACCGAAAACCAGATGACCGTCCGCACGGTATGGACGCCGGACGACCGGTTCGACGTGACCGGCTCGGGCTACGCCGCCGACGGAACCGTCCTCGACAGCACCGGCCAAGCCGAGGCGATGGTCAACAGCGAGGCGTTGCGTTGGTGTCTGCTTGCGGGCGCGTCCTGCAACGACGCCACACTCATCTCTCGTGATGGCAGACCAGGTGTGGTCGGCGACCCCACCGAGGGTGCCATGCTGGTGGTTGCGGGCAAGGCCGGTCTCGATCTCGACACGGATGTCGCTCACGCGTTTCCGCGCACCGCTGTGATCCCGTTCAGCTCCGAACGCCAGTACATGGCCACCCTGCACGAAGAAGCCGCCCATCACCGGTATGTGGTGTTCGCCAAGGGTGCGATCGAGCGGATTCTTGCGTTGTGCGCGGACGAGATGGCTGCCGACGGCACCGTCGAGCCGCTGGATCGGCAGGCAGTGGTCACGGCTGCTGACGATCTGGGCGGAGCGGCTCACCTCGCGCGCTGGTGCCGGGGTTCGCGGCGACGTTACGGCCAACCTCATGTCCGGGTGGTGAGGAAGTCCACTGTGGAGCGCATTGTGGTGAGCTTGTCGTAG
- a CDS encoding acyl carrier protein codes for MPQPITPDRARDLVHDALRKAMPGADLDTLDEHENFREALELDSLDFLTFVEALGNAAGIRIDEDDYDKLTTMRSTVDFLTTRT; via the coding sequence ATGCCCCAGCCGATCACGCCGGACCGCGCCCGCGACCTCGTGCACGACGCGCTGCGCAAGGCCATGCCCGGGGCCGACCTCGACACCCTGGACGAACACGAGAACTTCCGCGAGGCACTCGAACTGGACTCGCTGGACTTCCTCACCTTCGTCGAAGCGCTCGGCAACGCCGCCGGCATCCGCATCGACGAAGACGACTACGACAAGCTCACCACAATGCGCTCCACAGTGGACTTCCTCACCACCCGGACATGA
- a CDS encoding dihydrolipoamide acetyltransferase family protein — protein MAEFRMPSLGADMEQGTLVEWLVQPGDTVHKGDLVAAVDTEKATIEVECFDTGIIDRLLVQPGQTVPVGSPLAIISTGAHGAPSGPAPLQPAAPTPQPHPTVATPPVRKLAAQHGIDLTTIHGTGHGGAVTHADVEAAIHRRIETPPVKAPAATRPRISPYARRLATELGVDPNRLTGTGANGSVRARDVRAAAEKPPAAPSRPSTGERSAEAMRHAIAALMARSKREIPHYYLISTIDLANALEWLRERNRHAPVADRIVPAALLLKASALAAREVPDLNGHWTNDRFQPADAVHLGVAVSLHGGGLLTPSIPNAEQLPLTEVMRRLRELVSRARNGRLRSSDTAPATITVTNLGELGVESVQGVIYPPQVALVGFGAVSHRPWAIGDLLGIRPLVTATLSGDHRATDGATGARFLTAVDTFLQHPGDL, from the coding sequence ATGGCCGAGTTCCGGATGCCGTCCCTGGGTGCGGACATGGAGCAGGGCACCCTCGTCGAATGGCTTGTCCAGCCCGGTGACACCGTCCACAAGGGAGATCTCGTCGCGGCCGTGGACACCGAGAAGGCCACCATCGAGGTGGAATGCTTCGACACCGGCATCATCGACCGCCTACTCGTGCAACCGGGCCAGACGGTACCGGTCGGCAGCCCGCTCGCTATCATCTCCACCGGTGCGCACGGAGCCCCCTCCGGCCCCGCACCACTCCAACCCGCCGCGCCGACACCCCAACCTCACCCGACGGTTGCCACGCCCCCGGTGCGCAAACTCGCCGCACAACACGGCATCGACCTCACGACGATCCACGGCACCGGCCACGGAGGAGCCGTCACTCACGCCGACGTCGAAGCCGCCATTCACCGGCGCATCGAAACACCACCCGTCAAGGCACCCGCAGCAACGCGGCCGCGGATCTCGCCCTACGCCCGACGGCTGGCCACCGAACTCGGCGTCGACCCGAACCGGCTGACCGGAACCGGCGCCAACGGATCCGTTCGAGCACGCGATGTACGCGCCGCAGCGGAGAAACCTCCTGCCGCGCCATCACGCCCAAGCACGGGCGAACGCAGCGCGGAGGCCATGCGGCACGCCATCGCAGCGCTCATGGCCAGGTCGAAACGCGAGATCCCGCACTACTACCTCATCAGCACCATCGACCTCGCGAATGCACTCGAATGGCTACGTGAACGCAACCGCCACGCCCCGGTGGCAGACCGCATCGTACCCGCCGCACTCTTGCTCAAAGCCAGCGCACTCGCCGCGCGCGAGGTCCCCGACCTCAACGGCCACTGGACCAACGACCGCTTCCAGCCCGCAGACGCAGTACACCTGGGTGTCGCCGTGTCACTGCACGGCGGCGGTCTGCTTACCCCCAGCATCCCCAACGCCGAACAGCTCCCCCTCACCGAAGTCATGCGCCGCCTGCGCGAGCTGGTCTCCCGCGCCCGCAATGGTCGTCTGCGTTCCTCGGACACCGCACCGGCCACCATCACCGTGACCAACCTCGGCGAGCTCGGTGTCGAATCCGTCCAAGGCGTGATCTACCCACCACAAGTGGCTCTCGTCGGATTCGGCGCGGTCAGTCACCGACCGTGGGCGATCGGCGATCTGCTCGGTATCCGGCCGCTGGTCACCGCAACGCTCTCCGGCGACCACCGAGCCACTGACGGCGCCACCGGCGCCCGCTTCCTCACTGCCGTCGACACGTTCTTGCAACACCCGGGGGACCTGTGA
- a CDS encoding alpha-ketoacid dehydrogenase subunit beta: MTAVHTTYRDAIREALREALRDDERVFLMGEDVGRYGGCFAVSLGLLEEFGPERIRDTPLSESAFVGAGIGAALAGMRPIVEIMTVNFSLLALDQILNNAATLLHMSGGQLSVPLVIRMTTGAGRQLAAQHSHSLEGWYAHIPGLRIITPATLPDARGMLRPALECPDPVLVFEHGSLYNAAGDLDEPADAVDIDNAALRRTGTDISLITYGGTLPTTLAAAEQLAAEGIEADVIDLRTLRPLDEASILDSVRRTHHAVVVDEGWRSGSLSAEIAARITEHAFYDLDAPVERVCTAEVPMPYAKHLEDAALPQTDDVVAAARRVVG, translated from the coding sequence ATGACCGCCGTGCACACCACCTACCGCGACGCCATCCGGGAGGCGCTGCGCGAAGCACTCCGCGACGACGAGCGTGTGTTCCTCATGGGCGAGGACGTCGGCCGCTACGGCGGCTGCTTCGCCGTCAGCCTCGGCCTCCTGGAGGAGTTCGGCCCAGAGCGCATCCGGGACACCCCGCTGTCGGAGTCGGCGTTCGTCGGCGCCGGCATCGGCGCGGCACTGGCCGGGATGCGCCCCATCGTGGAGATCATGACCGTCAACTTCAGCCTGCTGGCCCTGGATCAGATCCTCAACAACGCCGCCACCCTGCTGCACATGTCCGGCGGGCAGCTCAGCGTCCCGCTGGTCATCCGCATGACCACCGGTGCCGGACGTCAGCTCGCCGCGCAGCACTCCCACAGTCTGGAAGGCTGGTACGCCCACATCCCCGGACTGCGCATCATCACCCCGGCCACCCTGCCGGACGCCCGTGGCATGCTGCGCCCGGCGCTGGAGTGCCCGGACCCGGTGCTGGTGTTCGAGCACGGCTCGCTCTACAACGCCGCCGGGGACCTTGATGAACCGGCCGATGCGGTGGATATCGACAACGCAGCCCTCCGCCGCACAGGCACCGACATCTCACTCATCACCTATGGCGGCACCCTGCCCACAACGCTGGCCGCCGCCGAACAACTCGCCGCCGAGGGCATCGAGGCCGACGTCATCGACCTACGCACGCTGCGCCCGCTGGACGAGGCGAGCATCCTCGACTCCGTCCGGCGCACCCACCACGCCGTCGTGGTCGACGAGGGATGGCGCAGCGGCAGCCTTTCGGCCGAGATCGCCGCGCGCATCACTGAACACGCCTTCTACGACCTCGACGCCCCTGTGGAACGGGTGTGCACCGCCGAGGTCCCCATGCCCTACGCCAAACACCTCGAAGACGCCGCCCTGCCCCAGACCGACGACGTGGTGGCCGCGGCGCGGCGGGTGGTGGGCTGA
- the pdhA gene encoding pyruvate dehydrogenase (acetyl-transferring) E1 component subunit alpha: MSRRGSPATSAKAKHRTELLRQMLRIRRFEERCVELYSTAEIRGFMHLYIGEEAVAAGLMQALSPDDAVVSTYREHGHALARGVPMVSVMAEMFGRVTGCSRGRGGSMHLFDVSRRFYGGNAIVGGGLPIAVGLALADAMRGRPQVTACLFGDGAVAEGEFHECLNLAALWRLPVLFCCENNLYAMGTALARAQAETDLALRASSYGMPSWAVDGMDAEAVAAAGHRAVETMRGSPGPCFLELRTYRFRAHSMYDAERYRDKAEVEHWKQYDPIDRLTARMRDDGELTDETLTALGSEMDTELDGAVSEAQAGALEPVEDLTRFVYTEQP, from the coding sequence ATGAGCCGACGAGGATCACCAGCGACCAGCGCTAAGGCCAAGCACCGCACCGAATTGCTGCGGCAAATGCTGCGGATCCGCCGCTTCGAAGAGCGCTGCGTCGAGCTCTACAGCACCGCGGAAATCCGCGGATTCATGCACCTCTACATCGGCGAAGAAGCCGTCGCGGCGGGTTTGATGCAGGCGCTGAGCCCCGACGACGCCGTGGTGTCCACTTACCGCGAACACGGCCACGCCCTCGCCCGCGGGGTCCCAATGGTCTCGGTGATGGCCGAGATGTTCGGCCGCGTCACCGGATGCAGCCGGGGACGTGGCGGATCGATGCACCTCTTCGACGTCTCCCGGCGGTTCTACGGCGGCAACGCGATCGTCGGAGGAGGACTGCCGATCGCCGTGGGGCTCGCGCTGGCCGATGCGATGCGCGGTCGTCCGCAGGTCACTGCGTGCCTGTTCGGCGACGGCGCCGTCGCCGAGGGCGAGTTCCACGAATGCTTGAACCTGGCCGCACTGTGGCGGCTGCCGGTGCTGTTCTGCTGCGAGAACAACCTCTACGCCATGGGTACCGCTCTTGCCCGAGCGCAGGCCGAGACCGACCTGGCGCTGCGGGCGAGCTCCTACGGGATGCCGTCGTGGGCCGTCGACGGGATGGATGCGGAGGCCGTCGCCGCTGCGGGCCATCGCGCGGTGGAGACCATGCGTGGCAGCCCCGGGCCGTGCTTCCTGGAACTGCGGACCTACCGGTTCCGGGCGCACTCGATGTACGACGCGGAACGCTACCGCGACAAAGCCGAAGTTGAACACTGGAAGCAGTACGACCCGATCGACCGGCTCACCGCCCGCATGCGCGACGACGGCGAACTCACCGACGAGACCCTGACCGCATTGGGGTCCGAAATGGACACCGAGCTGGATGGGGCGGTTTCCGAAGCACAGGCCGGAGCGCTCGAGCCCGTCGAGGACCTGACCCGTTTCGTTTATACCGAGCAGCCATGA
- the acsA gene encoding acetate--CoA ligase: MRWEPISKPDEQRIVSNLGEYDQVRREFDWSVARLQLSGLPGCRGLNIAHEAVDRHAAGERAHVAALRCVDKQDQVTAVSYAELREQTSRFANLLRGLGVRRGERVYTLLGRVPALYVVALGTLKANCVLAPLFSAFGPQPVFDRLRIGAGAVLVTTPRLYRNKIRQIRADLPQLRHVLLVGDGDAEPGTIDLADALARAGTDFEIPPTSPEDWALLHFTSGTTGRPKGAVHVHDAVVAHHATAAYALDLRPDDVFWCTADPGWVTGTSYGIIAPLTHGTTVVSDEGEFDARRWYRVLAEQRVTVWYTAPTALRMLMRHGPELASRYDLSALRYVASVGEPLNPEVVVWGQDVLGLPVHDNWWQTETGAIMISNYPAEEVRPGSMGRPVPGVEAGLLERGEDGRARVEHGKVRELTGADVEGELALRPGWPSMFRGYLHDEARYAAAFADGWYLTGDIAARDSDGYYWFVGRADDVIKSAGHLVGPFEVESTLMEHPAVAEAGVIGKPDPVAGELVKAFVSLRPGHTPSEELRTELLAFGRRRLGAVAPKELTFDDDLPHTRSGKVMRRLLKSRELGLPEGDLSTLEKTR, encoded by the coding sequence ATGCGGTGGGAGCCCATCAGCAAGCCGGACGAGCAGCGCATTGTGTCGAACCTCGGCGAGTACGACCAGGTCCGACGTGAGTTCGACTGGTCGGTCGCCCGGTTGCAGCTGTCCGGCCTTCCTGGGTGCCGGGGCTTGAACATCGCTCACGAAGCGGTGGACCGGCATGCCGCTGGGGAGCGGGCGCACGTCGCTGCGCTGCGTTGTGTGGACAAGCAAGACCAGGTGACGGCAGTCAGTTACGCAGAGTTGCGGGAGCAGACCAGCCGGTTCGCGAACCTCCTGCGCGGGCTCGGAGTCCGACGCGGCGAACGGGTGTACACCTTGCTCGGTCGCGTTCCCGCGCTGTACGTGGTTGCCCTGGGGACCTTGAAGGCCAACTGTGTGCTGGCACCGTTGTTCTCGGCGTTCGGGCCGCAACCGGTCTTCGATCGGCTTCGGATCGGTGCCGGGGCCGTGCTGGTGACGACGCCGCGGCTGTACCGGAACAAGATCCGACAGATCCGCGCCGACCTGCCACAGTTGCGGCACGTGCTTCTAGTCGGCGACGGAGACGCGGAACCTGGGACCATCGATTTGGCGGACGCGCTCGCGCGGGCTGGCACCGATTTCGAGATCCCGCCGACGTCGCCAGAGGATTGGGCGTTGCTGCACTTCACCAGCGGCACCACAGGCAGGCCAAAAGGCGCCGTGCACGTGCATGACGCGGTGGTCGCGCACCACGCCACCGCAGCGTATGCGCTGGACTTGCGTCCGGATGACGTGTTCTGGTGCACCGCAGATCCCGGCTGGGTCACCGGCACTTCCTACGGGATCATCGCTCCCTTGACGCACGGCACCACCGTGGTCAGCGATGAGGGCGAGTTCGACGCGCGGCGCTGGTACCGCGTGCTCGCCGAGCAGCGCGTCACCGTCTGGTATACCGCCCCGACCGCGCTGCGCATGTTGATGCGACACGGTCCGGAGCTGGCGTCCCGCTACGACCTGTCCGCCCTGCGGTATGTCGCCAGCGTCGGAGAGCCGCTCAACCCCGAAGTCGTGGTGTGGGGTCAAGACGTGCTGGGGCTGCCCGTCCACGACAACTGGTGGCAGACTGAGACCGGCGCGATCATGATCAGTAACTATCCGGCCGAGGAGGTCCGGCCCGGGTCGATGGGCCGCCCGGTGCCCGGCGTCGAAGCCGGCCTGCTGGAGCGCGGCGAGGACGGCCGGGCCCGCGTCGAGCACGGGAAGGTGCGCGAATTGACCGGCGCCGACGTCGAGGGCGAGCTCGCGTTGCGGCCCGGGTGGCCGTCGATGTTCCGCGGTTATCTGCACGACGAGGCCCGGTATGCGGCGGCGTTCGCCGACGGCTGGTACCTCACCGGCGACATCGCCGCGCGGGACTCCGATGGCTACTACTGGTTCGTCGGCCGAGCTGACGACGTGATCAAGTCCGCCGGTCATCTCGTCGGGCCCTTCGAAGTGGAAAGCACCTTGATGGAGCACCCGGCGGTGGCCGAAGCCGGAGTGATCGGCAAACCGGACCCGGTCGCCGGAGAGCTGGTGAAGGCGTTCGTGTCGCTACGCCCGGGGCATACACCAAGTGAGGAGCTGCGCACCGAATTGCTGGCCTTCGGTCGACGTCGGCTCGGCGCGGTGGCCCCGAAAGAACTCACCTTCGACGACGACCTTCCGCACACCCGCAGCGGAAAGGTCATGCGCCGGTTGCTCAAATCCCGGGAACTCGGCCTCCCGGAAGGAGATCTGTCCACACTGGAGAAGACGCGATGA